A portion of the Punica granatum isolate Tunisia-2019 chromosome 7, ASM765513v2, whole genome shotgun sequence genome contains these proteins:
- the LOC116215708 gene encoding katanin p60 ATPase-containing subunit A-like 2 isoform X1, with product MADEPSLTRWSFLDFKMFYDTKFGRKKLPESQNGHTDEPASNGSSSATSNGNGHVKNTSDMAIYEQFRSQGSSTQSNGVPSSQYIEKPPKPLFPTFESAEMLTLAESLSRDIIRGSPDVKWDSIKGLENAKRLLKEAVVMPIKYPKYFTGLLSPWKGILLFGPPGTGKTMLAKAVATECKTTFFNISASSIVSKWRGDSERLVKVLFELARHHAPSTIFLDEIDAIISQRGEARSEHEASRRLKTELLIQMDGLTKSDELVFVLAATNLPWELDAAMLRRLEKRILVPLPEPEARRAMFGELLPSVAGEDELELPYDLLVEKTEGYSGSDIRLVCKEAAMQPLRRLMTHLENRQEAVPEDELPKVGPIRHEDIEAALKNTRPSAHLQAHRYEKFNSDYGSQILG from the exons ATGGCGGACGAGCCTTCCCTCACTCGCTGGTCTTTTCTG gattttaaaatgttttatGATACCAAGTTTGGGAGGAAGAAGTTGCCGGAGTCGCAAAATGGGCATACTGATGAACCTGCATCTAATGGGAGCTCCTCTGCGACATCAAACGGAAACGGTCATGTTAAAAACACATCTGATATGGCCATTTATGAGCAGTTCCGGAGCCAG GGAAGTTCGACACAGTCCAATGGGGTTCCGTCTAGCCAGTATATTGAGAAACC GCCGAAGCCCCTGTTTCCTACTTTTGAATCTGCAGAAATGCTTACATTGGCAGAGAGTCTGAGCAG GGATATTATTCGAGGGAGCCCAGATGTTAAGTGGGATAGCATCAAAGGGCTGGAGAATGCCAAACGCCTTCTCAAAGAGGCAGTTGTCATGCCTATCAAATATCCCAA ATATTTCACTGGTCTTCTGTCACCATGGAAAGGCATTCTCCTCTTCGGCCCTCCTGGGACAGGGAAG ACTATGCTTGCAAAGGCTGTGGCAACTGAATGCAAGACCACGTTCTTTAATATTTCGGCATCATCTATTGTCAGCAAATGGCGTG GTGATTCAGAGAGGTTGGTAAAAGTGCTATTTGAGCTTGCAAGGCACCATGCTCCATCAACTATATTTCTTGACGAAATTGATGCGATAATTAGCCAACGTGGTGAGGCACGGAGTGAGCATGAAGCCAGTAGGCGTTTGAAAACTGAGCTGCTAATACAG ATGGATGGTCTAACAAAGTCTGATGAACTTGTTTTCGTTTTGGCCGCTACAAATCTACCATGGGAATTGGATGCAGCAATGCTCAGGCGTCTTGAGAAGCGA ATCCTTGTGCCTCTTCCAGAACCAGAGGCAAGAAGGGCAATGTTCGGGGAGCTCTTGCCCTCTGTGGCAGGTGAGGATGAGCTTGAACTTCCATATGATTTGTTGGTTGAGAAGACTGAAGGATACTCAGGCTCAGACATACGACTGGTGTGCAAAGAGGCTGCTATGCAGCCTCTTAGAAGGTTGATGACACATCTCGAAAACCGACAAGAAGCGGTGCCTGAGGATG AGTTGCCCAAGGTCGGACCGATCAGGCATGAAGATATAGAGGCGGCTTTGAAGAACACAAGGCCCTCTGCTCACCTTCAAGCTCATCGGTATGAAAAGTTCAACTCTGATTACGGCAGTCAGATACTTGGCTGA
- the LOC116215708 gene encoding katanin p60 ATPase-containing subunit A-like 2 isoform X2 yields the protein MADEPSLTRWSFLFGRKKLPESQNGHTDEPASNGSSSATSNGNGHVKNTSDMAIYEQFRSQGSSTQSNGVPSSQYIEKPPKPLFPTFESAEMLTLAESLSRDIIRGSPDVKWDSIKGLENAKRLLKEAVVMPIKYPKYFTGLLSPWKGILLFGPPGTGKTMLAKAVATECKTTFFNISASSIVSKWRGDSERLVKVLFELARHHAPSTIFLDEIDAIISQRGEARSEHEASRRLKTELLIQMDGLTKSDELVFVLAATNLPWELDAAMLRRLEKRILVPLPEPEARRAMFGELLPSVAGEDELELPYDLLVEKTEGYSGSDIRLVCKEAAMQPLRRLMTHLENRQEAVPEDELPKVGPIRHEDIEAALKNTRPSAHLQAHRYEKFNSDYGSQILG from the exons ATGGCGGACGAGCCTTCCCTCACTCGCTGGTCTTTTCTG TTTGGGAGGAAGAAGTTGCCGGAGTCGCAAAATGGGCATACTGATGAACCTGCATCTAATGGGAGCTCCTCTGCGACATCAAACGGAAACGGTCATGTTAAAAACACATCTGATATGGCCATTTATGAGCAGTTCCGGAGCCAG GGAAGTTCGACACAGTCCAATGGGGTTCCGTCTAGCCAGTATATTGAGAAACC GCCGAAGCCCCTGTTTCCTACTTTTGAATCTGCAGAAATGCTTACATTGGCAGAGAGTCTGAGCAG GGATATTATTCGAGGGAGCCCAGATGTTAAGTGGGATAGCATCAAAGGGCTGGAGAATGCCAAACGCCTTCTCAAAGAGGCAGTTGTCATGCCTATCAAATATCCCAA ATATTTCACTGGTCTTCTGTCACCATGGAAAGGCATTCTCCTCTTCGGCCCTCCTGGGACAGGGAAG ACTATGCTTGCAAAGGCTGTGGCAACTGAATGCAAGACCACGTTCTTTAATATTTCGGCATCATCTATTGTCAGCAAATGGCGTG GTGATTCAGAGAGGTTGGTAAAAGTGCTATTTGAGCTTGCAAGGCACCATGCTCCATCAACTATATTTCTTGACGAAATTGATGCGATAATTAGCCAACGTGGTGAGGCACGGAGTGAGCATGAAGCCAGTAGGCGTTTGAAAACTGAGCTGCTAATACAG ATGGATGGTCTAACAAAGTCTGATGAACTTGTTTTCGTTTTGGCCGCTACAAATCTACCATGGGAATTGGATGCAGCAATGCTCAGGCGTCTTGAGAAGCGA ATCCTTGTGCCTCTTCCAGAACCAGAGGCAAGAAGGGCAATGTTCGGGGAGCTCTTGCCCTCTGTGGCAGGTGAGGATGAGCTTGAACTTCCATATGATTTGTTGGTTGAGAAGACTGAAGGATACTCAGGCTCAGACATACGACTGGTGTGCAAAGAGGCTGCTATGCAGCCTCTTAGAAGGTTGATGACACATCTCGAAAACCGACAAGAAGCGGTGCCTGAGGATG AGTTGCCCAAGGTCGGACCGATCAGGCATGAAGATATAGAGGCGGCTTTGAAGAACACAAGGCCCTCTGCTCACCTTCAAGCTCATCGGTATGAAAAGTTCAACTCTGATTACGGCAGTCAGATACTTGGCTGA
- the LOC116215708 gene encoding katanin p60 ATPase-containing subunit A-like 2 isoform X3, whose protein sequence is MFYDTKFGRKKLPESQNGHTDEPASNGSSSATSNGNGHVKNTSDMAIYEQFRSQGSSTQSNGVPSSQYIEKPPKPLFPTFESAEMLTLAESLSRDIIRGSPDVKWDSIKGLENAKRLLKEAVVMPIKYPKYFTGLLSPWKGILLFGPPGTGKTMLAKAVATECKTTFFNISASSIVSKWRGDSERLVKVLFELARHHAPSTIFLDEIDAIISQRGEARSEHEASRRLKTELLIQMDGLTKSDELVFVLAATNLPWELDAAMLRRLEKRILVPLPEPEARRAMFGELLPSVAGEDELELPYDLLVEKTEGYSGSDIRLVCKEAAMQPLRRLMTHLENRQEAVPEDELPKVGPIRHEDIEAALKNTRPSAHLQAHRYEKFNSDYGSQILG, encoded by the exons atgttttatGATACCAAGTTTGGGAGGAAGAAGTTGCCGGAGTCGCAAAATGGGCATACTGATGAACCTGCATCTAATGGGAGCTCCTCTGCGACATCAAACGGAAACGGTCATGTTAAAAACACATCTGATATGGCCATTTATGAGCAGTTCCGGAGCCAG GGAAGTTCGACACAGTCCAATGGGGTTCCGTCTAGCCAGTATATTGAGAAACC GCCGAAGCCCCTGTTTCCTACTTTTGAATCTGCAGAAATGCTTACATTGGCAGAGAGTCTGAGCAG GGATATTATTCGAGGGAGCCCAGATGTTAAGTGGGATAGCATCAAAGGGCTGGAGAATGCCAAACGCCTTCTCAAAGAGGCAGTTGTCATGCCTATCAAATATCCCAA ATATTTCACTGGTCTTCTGTCACCATGGAAAGGCATTCTCCTCTTCGGCCCTCCTGGGACAGGGAAG ACTATGCTTGCAAAGGCTGTGGCAACTGAATGCAAGACCACGTTCTTTAATATTTCGGCATCATCTATTGTCAGCAAATGGCGTG GTGATTCAGAGAGGTTGGTAAAAGTGCTATTTGAGCTTGCAAGGCACCATGCTCCATCAACTATATTTCTTGACGAAATTGATGCGATAATTAGCCAACGTGGTGAGGCACGGAGTGAGCATGAAGCCAGTAGGCGTTTGAAAACTGAGCTGCTAATACAG ATGGATGGTCTAACAAAGTCTGATGAACTTGTTTTCGTTTTGGCCGCTACAAATCTACCATGGGAATTGGATGCAGCAATGCTCAGGCGTCTTGAGAAGCGA ATCCTTGTGCCTCTTCCAGAACCAGAGGCAAGAAGGGCAATGTTCGGGGAGCTCTTGCCCTCTGTGGCAGGTGAGGATGAGCTTGAACTTCCATATGATTTGTTGGTTGAGAAGACTGAAGGATACTCAGGCTCAGACATACGACTGGTGTGCAAAGAGGCTGCTATGCAGCCTCTTAGAAGGTTGATGACACATCTCGAAAACCGACAAGAAGCGGTGCCTGAGGATG AGTTGCCCAAGGTCGGACCGATCAGGCATGAAGATATAGAGGCGGCTTTGAAGAACACAAGGCCCTCTGCTCACCTTCAAGCTCATCGGTATGAAAAGTTCAACTCTGATTACGGCAGTCAGATACTTGGCTGA
- the LOC116213200 gene encoding protein GAMETE EXPRESSED 1 isoform X1: MGYGRGVQVFIMILTLLPLNSEAWGWFGSSDRGTPSGDSPDTNGMVAVFSMEQGLNNPKVAEMMENAQRKLMTPNSCWQNAYRNLFDGCSKILAAEEKRSRFAWHLSDCFQRDSGRSPFPHCDERSSTTDCRKKLDQSEGMVFLEFYLETNSICHQLQANAFKQETERLVNDLKTSAEYAEGKLDGILERSDSLSRSSKELQDSLASIDLRTLQLSKASKNVEEHVATIWNHAQALYEQSQGIAATQSELQEGQSRMNEQLEEEMTKISDSYSRLGRGIENLRIEALDIENEIAKLRDNMFSKMDTLQGKADDIGNMAGASLEKQRQLLEGQSNALEGLQFLTEFQSKALAESRSTLQRLTEYSSSQQQQLLKGQNEIHQVHDRLVEKSNSILAAQVDFESKQATMFAALDKLFALHNAMLLESRLIKAFFMYSLSIFIIYMFTSTKQTYNVRPWLYIGLCITFFIEVLVLRFTRLDIEQQAKILTFFRYLFAFLAAAQLLHAIFTHRDYEVLNHQILLNLMEKVNYMQSEDKLSWETDSDVDWSSWIDSELPDEVESSEDPNYEVSTDVGESSLTTYVRKEYNLRKRLHG, translated from the exons ATGGGCTACGGTCGTGGTGTTCAAGTATTCATTATGATCCTCACGTTGCTTCCTCTCAATAGCGAGGCATGGGGTTGGTTCGGGTCCTCCGACAGAGGAACTCCTTCAGGTGACAGTCCGGACACCAATGGTATGGTTGCGGTGTTCTCCATGGAGCAGGGCCTCAACAACCCCAAGGTGGCCGAGATGATGGAGAATGCTCAGAGGAAACTAATGACTCCGAATTCTTGCTGGCAAAACGCTTACCGCAATCTTTTCGATGGGTGCTCGAAAATCTTGGCTGCGGAGGAGAAGCGGTCTCGATTCGCTTGGCATCTCAGTGATTGTTTTCAGAGGGACTCCGGAAGGTCCCCTTTTCCCCACTGTGATGAAAGGTCGTCCACCACTGATTGCCGGAAGAAGTTGGACCAATCCGAGGGCATGGTGTTTCTCGAGTTTTACCTTGAAACTAACTCCATCTGTCACCAGTTGCA GGCAAATGCGTTTAAGCAGGAGACGGAGAGACTGGTCAATGACCTGAAAACCTCGGCCGAGTATGCAGAGGGCAAACTAGATGGCATACTAGAGAGGTCGGATTCTCTTTCTCGGAGCTCAAAGGAGTTACAGGACTCATTGGCTTCTATTGATCTCCGGACTTTGCAACTATCTAAAGCATCCAAAAACGTCGAGGAGCATGTAGCAACTATCTGGAATCATGCTCAAGCACTTTACGAGCAATCTCAAGGCATCGCAGCTACTCAGTCAGAGTTGCAAGAAGGCCAGTCCAGAATGAATGAGCAACTGGAAGAGGAAATGACAAAGATTAGTGATTCTTACAGCAGACTGGGCCGGGGCATAGAAAATTTAAGGATCGAGGCTCTCGACATAGAAAACGAGATAGCCAAGCTCCGAGACAACATGTTCTCGAAGATGGATACTTTGCAAGGGAAAGCTGACGACATCGGAAACATGGCAGGGGCTTCCTTGGAGAAGCAAAGACAACTCTTAGAAGGGCAGTCCAATGCACTCGAGGGTCTCCAGTTCCTCACTGAATTTCAATCTAAAGCACTTGCAGAGAGCag GAGTACTTTGCAGAGGTTGACCGAATACAGCAGTAGCCAACAGCAGCAGCTTCTCAAGGGGCAAAATGAGATTCATCAGGTCCATGATCGTCTCGTGGAAAAATCAAATTCTATCTTGGCAGCTCAG GTAGATTTTGAATCAAAGCAAGCAACAATGTTTGCGGCCCTGGACAAGTTATTTGCTCTGCATAATGCCATGTTGCTCGAGTCGCGCTTGATAAAGGCCTTCTTCATGTATTCTTTATCGATTTTCATCATCTACATGTTCACAAGTACGAAGCAGACATACAATGTGAGGCCGTGGCTATATATTG GGCTTTGCATTACTTTCTTCATCGAAGTCCTGGTGCTCCGATTCACAAGGCTAGATATTGAACAGCAAGCGAAGATCCTGACCTTTTTCAGATACCTCTTCGCATTCCTTGCAGCAGCCCAGCTTCTACATGCCATTTTCACGCACAG GGATTATGAGGTATTGAATCATCAGATACTGTTAAACTTGATGGAGAAGGTCAATTATATGCAGAGTGAGGATAAGCTTTCATGGGAAACCGACAGCGATGTGGATTGGTCTTCATGGATCGACTCGGAGCTGCCCGACGAAGTAGAAAGCTCTGAAGACCCCAACTACGAAGTGTCTACAGATGTTGGAGAGAGCTCATTAACAACTTATGTTAGAAAGGAGTACAATTTGCGCAAACGGCTCCATGGGTAA
- the LOC116213200 gene encoding protein GAMETE EXPRESSED 1 isoform X2 yields MGYGRGVQVFIMILTLLPLNSEAWGWFGSSDRGTPSGDSPDTNGMVAVFSMEQGLNNPKVAEMMENAQRKLMTPNSCWQNAYRNLFDGCSKILAAEEKRSRFAWHLSDCFQRDSGRSPFPHCDERSSTTDCRKKLDQSEGMVFLEFYLETNSICHQLQANAFKQETERLVNDLKTSAEYAEGKLDGILERSDSLSRSSKELQDSLASIDLRTLQLSKASKNVEEHVATIWNHAQALYEQSQGIAATQSELQEGQSRMNEQLEEEMTKISDSYSRLGRGIENLRIEALDIENEIAKLRDNMFSKMDTLQGKADDIGNMAGASLEKQRQLLEGQSNALEGLQFLTEFQSKALAESRSTLQRLTEYSSSQQQQLLKGQNEIHQVHDRLVEKSNSILAAQVDFESKQATMFAALDKLFALHNAMLLESRLIKAFFMYSLSIFIIYMFTSTKQTYNVRPWLYIVLVLRFTRLDIEQQAKILTFFRYLFAFLAAAQLLHAIFTHRDYEVLNHQILLNLMEKVNYMQSEDKLSWETDSDVDWSSWIDSELPDEVESSEDPNYEVSTDVGESSLTTYVRKEYNLRKRLHG; encoded by the exons ATGGGCTACGGTCGTGGTGTTCAAGTATTCATTATGATCCTCACGTTGCTTCCTCTCAATAGCGAGGCATGGGGTTGGTTCGGGTCCTCCGACAGAGGAACTCCTTCAGGTGACAGTCCGGACACCAATGGTATGGTTGCGGTGTTCTCCATGGAGCAGGGCCTCAACAACCCCAAGGTGGCCGAGATGATGGAGAATGCTCAGAGGAAACTAATGACTCCGAATTCTTGCTGGCAAAACGCTTACCGCAATCTTTTCGATGGGTGCTCGAAAATCTTGGCTGCGGAGGAGAAGCGGTCTCGATTCGCTTGGCATCTCAGTGATTGTTTTCAGAGGGACTCCGGAAGGTCCCCTTTTCCCCACTGTGATGAAAGGTCGTCCACCACTGATTGCCGGAAGAAGTTGGACCAATCCGAGGGCATGGTGTTTCTCGAGTTTTACCTTGAAACTAACTCCATCTGTCACCAGTTGCA GGCAAATGCGTTTAAGCAGGAGACGGAGAGACTGGTCAATGACCTGAAAACCTCGGCCGAGTATGCAGAGGGCAAACTAGATGGCATACTAGAGAGGTCGGATTCTCTTTCTCGGAGCTCAAAGGAGTTACAGGACTCATTGGCTTCTATTGATCTCCGGACTTTGCAACTATCTAAAGCATCCAAAAACGTCGAGGAGCATGTAGCAACTATCTGGAATCATGCTCAAGCACTTTACGAGCAATCTCAAGGCATCGCAGCTACTCAGTCAGAGTTGCAAGAAGGCCAGTCCAGAATGAATGAGCAACTGGAAGAGGAAATGACAAAGATTAGTGATTCTTACAGCAGACTGGGCCGGGGCATAGAAAATTTAAGGATCGAGGCTCTCGACATAGAAAACGAGATAGCCAAGCTCCGAGACAACATGTTCTCGAAGATGGATACTTTGCAAGGGAAAGCTGACGACATCGGAAACATGGCAGGGGCTTCCTTGGAGAAGCAAAGACAACTCTTAGAAGGGCAGTCCAATGCACTCGAGGGTCTCCAGTTCCTCACTGAATTTCAATCTAAAGCACTTGCAGAGAGCag GAGTACTTTGCAGAGGTTGACCGAATACAGCAGTAGCCAACAGCAGCAGCTTCTCAAGGGGCAAAATGAGATTCATCAGGTCCATGATCGTCTCGTGGAAAAATCAAATTCTATCTTGGCAGCTCAG GTAGATTTTGAATCAAAGCAAGCAACAATGTTTGCGGCCCTGGACAAGTTATTTGCTCTGCATAATGCCATGTTGCTCGAGTCGCGCTTGATAAAGGCCTTCTTCATGTATTCTTTATCGATTTTCATCATCTACATGTTCACAAGTACGAAGCAGACATACAATGTGAGGCCGTGGCTATATATTG TCCTGGTGCTCCGATTCACAAGGCTAGATATTGAACAGCAAGCGAAGATCCTGACCTTTTTCAGATACCTCTTCGCATTCCTTGCAGCAGCCCAGCTTCTACATGCCATTTTCACGCACAG GGATTATGAGGTATTGAATCATCAGATACTGTTAAACTTGATGGAGAAGGTCAATTATATGCAGAGTGAGGATAAGCTTTCATGGGAAACCGACAGCGATGTGGATTGGTCTTCATGGATCGACTCGGAGCTGCCCGACGAAGTAGAAAGCTCTGAAGACCCCAACTACGAAGTGTCTACAGATGTTGGAGAGAGCTCATTAACAACTTATGTTAGAAAGGAGTACAATTTGCGCAAACGGCTCCATGGGTAA